A genomic segment from Tindallia californiensis encodes:
- a CDS encoding sensor domain-containing diguanylate cyclase: protein MSTEWYRHRKEIFLEQLFQRSLFATAILNRQEVVLDINIRFTELFGYTREEALGAYINDLIVPSRYELEAGRFKAVVLNHHTMRDKTMRRHKDGTLLEVEAVGSPVIIDGESYGFFAMYRDIRVEEAALREMNRLLNTDSLTGLFNRKYIYDRIRHLSNQSHQRFIIYYLDLDLFKEVNDLHGHEAGDYVLQEVANRLLSVLKDCGEAARVGGDEFLILATDSLHCSWVELENNIRKSLQPSYWWKGQTLTVPASLGIAVFPEDSKDGDGLISAADKRMYEEKKQRRIRRIPLRQDPK from the coding sequence GTGAGCACAGAATGGTACCGTCATCGAAAAGAAATATTTTTGGAACAATTGTTTCAACGGTCGCTTTTTGCCACCGCCATATTGAATCGACAGGAAGTCGTTTTAGACATCAATATCCGTTTTACTGAATTATTTGGTTATACGAGAGAGGAAGCTCTTGGCGCTTATATTAACGATCTCATCGTCCCATCAAGATACGAGCTAGAAGCCGGTCGTTTTAAAGCCGTTGTTCTTAATCATCATACGATGCGAGATAAAACAATGAGAAGGCATAAAGACGGAACATTATTGGAAGTTGAGGCCGTTGGTAGTCCGGTCATTATTGATGGAGAGTCTTATGGTTTTTTTGCCATGTATCGGGACATACGAGTAGAAGAAGCTGCATTGAGGGAGATGAACCGTCTATTAAACACCGACAGCCTAACGGGTCTTTTTAACAGGAAGTACATTTATGATCGAATCCGCCATCTTAGTAATCAGTCTCATCAACGGTTTATTATTTACTATTTGGATTTAGATCTTTTTAAAGAAGTAAATGACCTTCATGGTCATGAAGCCGGAGACTATGTGCTTCAAGAAGTTGCCAACAGACTGCTGTCGGTCTTAAAAGATTGTGGTGAAGCCGCTCGGGTAGGAGGTGATGAATTTCTTATATTAGCAACGGACAGTCTTCACTGTTCCTGGGTTGAATTGGAGAACAACATCCGAAAATCTTTGCAGCCTTCTTACTGGTGGAAAGGTCAAACATTAACAGTTCCTGCAAGCCTTGGAATTGCAGTTTTTCCGGAAGATAGCAAGGATGGCGATGGTTTGATTTCCGCTGCTGATAAACGGATGTATGAAGAAAAAAAACAACGAAGAATTCGTCGTATTCCCCTTCGGCAAGATCCGAAGTAA